The genomic window ATGTGGAAGCAGGAGACAGGATTTAGTAATGAAATGTCATTTGTGACTatgagcttttaatttttaagtgttattACATGTTTAGCAGCATAGATTGATCAAATGAGActttaaaattccaaattttaGCACTTAAAAATTATAGTTATGTGTTCAAGATGTTAAAATGCTATTAAGTACCATATTCCCGTTGTTTCTGAAATGCACACTTTTTTCATATCATCTCTGAAATCAGGCTATGTATCATAGTTTAATTGACAAGTTatcctttttttcctgaatggATCATAAAGTAACAATGTGTCTCTCAATGCCATCTTATATTCTGAATTATGGTTTCATATacttccataaatttttaaatcatttctaaaattcagttttaagtaaattttaactatttttagggAAATTGTTTCCAGGTCTTTACCTAAAAATATAACTTGGGGGTTTACTAACTAATTTTTCGGTTAAAGTTATTCTCCAATACTATGACCATTTTAAATTCCATCTTACAGGACCTGAAGATGTGTGTTAAAAGTTAATATATATTCAGTGTTTCTAGTTAATTTATAACTGTGTAACTATAATAATTCAAGTAAGATTACTTTTATAACTTGAAACACTGTAtaaatttattgtctttttatttagtagtatctttttaaaagttacaaacTACAATTGGTTTAGAAATAGTGGGCatgattttatcttttacttttcatatttttaaattgtaaccTGACTTGAAATGTTAatagagtgttttgtttttctatcaaCAAAGTAATCGTGAATAATTAGTTTCTGAGATTCTTCTAATTATGGAACTtggagaaaagttaaaaattaactgaaaggCCAAATTAATTGAAAATGCTATAAAACATTAAAACGTTAGACAAAACAAAGATTAAAGAAAAGCTATAATACAGGCTAGAACTAAGGTAGGaaattaaattcttcaaaaattaagaatgtaAGATTGTaagaataatagaataataaaagtTGAGAAGAAATCAAGGAGATaattaaaataggcaaaatagaggggccgcctggctggctcaggtggtagagcatatgactcaaccttggggttgtgagtttaagccccacattgggtgtagagattactaaaaaataaaatctttaaaaaataaaacaggcaaaGTAGAAATGTTgggttaaattttaatttttaaatggaagtgaaccaattctttttcaattaaaatgaacgattaattttattcatttaatatatatttattgagcgcCTACTATGTAATAAGTAATATAAACTTCTGGACTTTGTATCGTATTCCCATGCTTTCCACACACCTCCCATACATGGGAACCCTGCTTATAACCCTGTCCATACAACCTTACTTATATTTCCCAactgtaaaacacacacatacatgcacacacacatttgtgtatGGGACAGGTAGGTCACAGGACAGAAATCCTTAGAGTTTCTGCTTCCACTGCCTGTGTTTCAGATAATATTCGGTCATTTGCAAGAGGCACTGTCATTATCATACCTGTGTATGACTAAAGCTTCAAGCATCCAGATACTACCTCTACCTCTGGATATAATGAAAAGAGCGATTACATcacaacagtcttttttttttttgttagctgACAAGCTATAACTTTAGAGTGCCACCCTTGGGGAAATAGTGTCCCACCTTACTCCTTATTGTCTGTCTGAAGTCACTAGGATTTGAGACTTTTATTATGCTAGCTACATACTACTTTACTGAATTATTCATGAAATTCTTTTGTGTGAGATCAGTTCATGTGTTTATTGTACACCTACACATATCTAGTACAGTGCTGAGTATTATTTAGGAAGAAGATACTGTCATTTCAAGTTACATTATGGTTGGTCTTCaataatctctttaaaatgtttgtagAATCTGGGTGCCAGGCTGACTTAGTAGAGCATATGATgcttgatctctgggtcgtgagttcaagccccatattgggcataaagcttacttaaaataaaatgcttgtaGAATCAGTAActaatgttctttctcattatttaGATGGAAGTGAAAATGTGACAGGATTGGACCTTTCAGATTTTCCAGCTTTAGCAGACCGAAACAGAAGGGAAGGAAGTGGTAACCCAACTCCATTAATAAACCCCTTGGCTGGAAGAGCTCCTTATGGtaattaaactttttaatgaTGGCTGATGGAAACTTTCCATTGcgcgcacacacatgcatttacacatttatatgcatgtgcatgtgtgtacacacacacatatgttttcTAATCAGGGTAGTATAGTTTTGTCAGAGTTGATACATGCACAGTGCATTTTCCTCCCAGAATGCCATGATAGAAAAGTTAAATGAGCAAACAGTTTGTACAGAAACCCCAAAAGGAAATCCTAATTGGTACTCAGCGGTAATTTTCTTGTGACATTTCTGTCTTACTACACCTTAGTGATTATTTGTGTTCTGCCTTTTCTTAATTCATCACACGTTTTATAAGTCACTCATTTAAATCCTGCATTCTTATTGATTAATAATGACCAACCACACATGGAAGATTTTTTCTAAGCCAGTTTCTTAACCTCCACACTACTCACATTTGGGTCAGATAAGTCCTTATAAATAGGGGGCTATTGTGTGAGATGTAGAATGTTTAGCAATTTCCCTGGCCTTTGCCTACTAGTTGCCAGTAGTAACCCCCTCCCCATCATTGTGATAATCGTAGGTGTCTCCAGACAGTGACAAATGTCCCGTGGGAGAAAATATTGTCTTCTGTTGAAAACCACTGACTCCTGGGTCATGGATCGTTTATGTAGACTCTTGGTCACAATTAAaaccctttctcactgtctctaataaataagagATTTGGCTAAATGGAAAGAGGGGGGCGTGAAATGTGTGCAGTAACAATTTGGACATGAAAATTACATATAACTGCAGTGCAGCCATATTCTTACTATGCATTGCACATAGTTGTTTCCTTTTGGGAGAATTTGGTAGATAGCAACAGTACTAGCAACAATGAACTTAGAGGGGTCAGTTCATAACTTTTCTAAGATAactgtttttcctattttcatcCAAGAAGGATTTCTTTGCCTTTCAGAATATGAATACAAATAACAATAtgtgaagaagggaaaaatatattgttaatattCTAAAGTTTCCAAATTAGTCTtccaaaaataaccaaaaaatgaTCTGCCCTGGAAGTTGAGTACCTAGCTACTTGATTCTCAGTTCAGACTCTAATGTTTTTAACCTTTCCTCATAGGTCCATTTTTTCATCCCTTTAATCATTCCCGTTGCTCTCCTTGGACCAACTCTAGTTTCTCCATATCGTTCTTGAATTGTGGAGCCCCAAACTGGATATTGTTCTCCAATAAGGGCCTGACTAATGCCAAGTATAGTGGGAGGATTACTTCCCAGTTCTTGCATGTTTTACATCTATTACATGGAGTCcaagaaaatctgaaataataTGGAGTTGTTTTATAATTGATTGCAATTTGCTCACTCTGTAAGTCACTTTCAAGTAGAATACTgacatgttcttttaaaatttattttgttcatttgtatttGACAGTTAACTGGTGTTTATAATAGCTAGTCAAATATTTAAATCAAGCTTTAAACCAAAAATTTTGATAACTATTACCAATATCAAATTATGTTTTTAAGCATCTATATATGACCTTAGATTTAGAATTACAGGATTACCACTTAACTTCCCTTGTACTGTTTTGTATATTGAGTTATTAATCAGTATATACAAGTTTAGTTCTTCATTGTTATCCTGAATACTAATTTTTTGAAGTGTGTTTTCatagtgtaatttttaaaaatcattttggtaCAGTATCAtgaggaaagttaattttttataatttgtagaaaaataccataaatatGAATTGCAATTCTCTGGATTATTTTCATTACATAGTTGGAATGGTAACAAAACCAGCAAATGAGCAATCCCAGGACTTCTCAATACACAACGAAGATTTTCCAGCATTACCTGGTTCCAGCTATAAAGATCCAACATCAAGTAATGATGACAGTAAATCTGTAAGTAACTGAGAATTACATATGTGAGTGATGTAGttttttcccttcagatttcTCTTGTATTAACAGTTTTGTAGACTATATTAAGGACTTACTAAATACTATTACAAAATTGTTTATCTTGAATATCTGTAATAATCTAACTTCTGAAGACTGTGGAAAACCTTTATAACTTAGAAGATAgcctatttttttcctatttcatataGGTTTGCAAATTTCTGTTGAACTTCTCAGAGTTAATTTAGACTTTTATTGTAGTCCCTGTCAGCTGGATCCCATGAAGTTTGATATTATAGCCTTCTAAGGAGCTGTGTTTTTCTTGAGTAAGTTTTCTCCTTGAAGAATctttatacacatttttattccTGTGTTGATTCAGCCAACTCAGCTTCCTCTTTCTGACTTAACGAATGTGTTTATTTCTTCCACATTTCACTGAAAatagcttttttgtgtgtgatgggAGTTTGTATGTATTGTTAAAataattgataaagaagattatTGGGTAagaattaaatatgaatttttaaagtttatatattcTAACTTCTCCTGGAGGTTTTTATGCTGATTTTATAGGCAACATACTGTAGTATTCTCTTCTAAATTAAAGTACTGAAGAGGGAAACTTGAAGCAaagttctgagattttttttttctgtgaccgAAGATCTGAgattaaataagaatattttccatatatttcttGTCCTTTTAATACTGAAATGTGTAAAATACAGGATTTATTCATAAACCATGGGACGGTTGTGGAAACAAAAAATTTCATGTAGAACTTGAAAAACAGGTAATAATTTACTaccaatttaaatataataaagaatgaaTAGAAAGATAACTAATATGTGAACTTGAGATTTTTACACTTAACAAATTTTAatgtcacatttaatttttttcatgttagaATTTGAATACATCTGGCAAGACAACTTCAAGTACAGATGGACCCAAATTCCCTGGAGATAAAAGTTCAACAACACAAAATAATAACCAGCAGAAAAAAGGGATCCAGGTGTTACCTGATGGTGGGACTCTATAAAATACCTCAGAAATATTATAGaattcatttctctgctttttccttaaagataaaATTACTGTGTTCTTCTTGTCCAGGTCGGGTTACTAACATTCCTCAAGGGATGGTGACGGACCAATTTGGAATGATTGGCCTGTTAACATTTATCAGGGCAGCAGAGACGGACCCAGGAATGGTACATCTTGCATTAGGAAGTGACTTAACAACATTAGGCCTCAATCTGAACTCTCCTGAGtaagttttccattttcttttcttctacatttGTATGTAATACCTATTTGCAGATTTCTAGGTTTTAATTTCATGTGATCAGATTGTATCTCTTGTAGCCACTCGTTGCTGTTATGTCTTGACTGTTTGGGTCATTCCCTCTCATGTTAGCTTCTGGATTACTGTCACTTGATAATATCATTCCTCTTTGGCAGTTTCAGAATACACATATATGATCATTCCAAAATCCTGAAATCTTGGCTCATTGAGTTTCTCACCTTCAAAAATCTTACTCTCTACCGTATCTCAGCTACTTACATATTTAGTCATCCCTTTGACTTTGCCATTATCAGtaacttcagtttctttataatttttatctgtGCTCCCATACCACTCCCTGTTTTCCATCTTTCTCCCTCTAGTTCTGGCTCCTATAATCATTTGACTCCTTGGGATCTTCAGTCCATTGATTACTCTATATTTTCACTGTTCCACAACACACTTTTCTTCCCCTGAGAAGGACTCACTTCCTTCTTATCCAGTTAAATTCTGTGGTCACTcataattgtttatatatactctTGGCTACTTTGCCCCTTTCTTGCTTTTTGTCAAGATTGTGTGGCAGAAACTACAACCCTGGTTATACTCTGACTTCCATTCTTGATCTCTGCTACTGAGCCTGGCTAAAGAAAACCACACAGCTTCATTACCTGGTCTCATTTCTCATTCATGGCCAGGAACTTAAAAAGTAGGCGCTTAATTCTGCCATTCATACCTGGCATGCCAGgtccattcattcttttgttctcCTATGCAGCTGTTTCACATTTGTCTCTTTAGacatctgattatttttttccttgtccttACTCTCAGATTCTAAGACCTTGCTTCCCCCACCCgccccaagtttttatttgaattccagttagttaacaaacagcataatactagtttcagatgtagaattaagaccttgttttttatttctacttatactaagaaagatggaaataatcagaagaaaatgTCAGCATAGTTCTACCACCAAATCTGTTTACTGTCTGTTTTACTGTCTGTATCCCAAgaccttattcttattttccacCCTGTTGATATAGTTGATCCATGCTTTCTACTTAAAATGTCTCTTGAAAACTCAAAGACGTGGCTCTAACAAGTTTTTGTGCTTTTGTTGGGTCATTTTAATCAGCATACAAATATTCTGTTACTTTATGTTAGTAAAATGCCTTCTTTTTATCTAACTTCTATGAGTTAACTGCCCTTATTTCTTGGAGAGCAAAACTCTTCAAAAAGCCATCTTTGCATCTCCCATTTGTGTTTTCCCATTCTCAGTTAAACccatttcatttagaattttcCCTCACCACTTCACTAAAACTACTCTCATGGAGGTCATCAAATGGATGTGTATGTTATTAAATTCAGTGGTTGCTTGTAAGGAATTTATCCTCCTTGACCTGTCAGTTTGGCATAGTAGATTCACTGCTGTATGTTTCTCAGAGCTTTTAACAGCTGCCACCCTGGTTTGAATCTCCCTCCTCTCTTGCCTGGATTACTCCATTAGCCATTCATCAGGTATCCCTgattctctctgtgtccctcacaGTCTCTTCTTTATTGAGGAGCCAGGACCATCCTTTTTGAATAGGTCAATCTTCTGTGCACTGCTCAGTGAGGGTTTATGGTTTCAttatgaataaaaacttaaaatcttgggatgcctgggtggctcagtctcttaagcttctgtcttcggctcaggttatgattcctgggattgagtccctcattgggcttcctgctcagcggggagcctgcttttccctctccctgctgctccccttgttcatgcttatgctctctctctgacaaataaataaataaatcttaaaaccaaaaaaacccaaaatctttaTAAGGCTATTTATCTTTATAGGcatcttctccttcctccaccttAATAGCTTGTCCCTTTGTTCACTCTGTTCCCAGCTTTCGTGGCCTTCTTGCTGTACCTCAGACATGTCAGTCATATCCCCACCTTAGTTACTCTAGCAGTTCCCTCTGACTAGAGTAGTCTTCTGCCAGATAATTAATAGGGCTAAATCCCTCATGTCTTTCAAGTCTTGTTCAAATTTGATCTTCTGAATGAGACCTAACCTCACTGCTTTATTTAATGCAACTAATCTCCCATCCCCACCTCTCCACAAACATGGAATATTACTTATTATGCAAATTATTTTTGTCTGCCTCCCTCTCATCTATCCTCCTCAATCAGAAAGTAAGTTTCATATtgtcagtttcctttcttttgttcactAATATATCCAgaacacctagaacagtgccaggcatacagcagacactcagtaaatattcgGTGAATTTGAACTTTAGCTTTTaataattactgtttttttttctgggaaagtaGTTTTACTTGGGGGCATGCTGTTTATCAGTTTAAAGCATTCTGAGTTGAAGTTACATGtaaatgtgaatgaatgaatatatatatacacacatatacataactTTATACACTTTgcgtatatatatgtatacacacacacacacacccctggttaacttgtttcatttttctgtataagTCatagtaaacacatgaaaagaaattaGAAGTAAAGATGCTCGTTTCACTTTTGAAGtcactgtttttctgaaataaaatctgaaatcttTTTCTGCTTTGGACTTcagagtgtttgttttttttcccctcttattcAGAAATCTCTACCCCAAATTTGCATCACCCTGGGCATCTTCACCTTGTCGACCTCAAGACATAGGTAGGAGAATCAATTTGTGTtcagaccttttaaaaatatttttttaactgagaatCAGTTAATAaggcttttttcattttattatccaGACTTCCATGTTCCATCTGAGTACTTAACGAACATTCACATTAGGGATAAGGTGAGTGTAGTTTATTATTCTCCTCAGTCAGCATGAATGTATCTGTTTGTCAGGTACTGTTATTCAGTTCAGATGgcataaaattttttgaaataattagcAGTGGTTTCAGGGGTATGCTTTCATATTTGTCCATTCAATTatgtaaa from Mustela lutreola isolate mMusLut2 chromosome 8, mMusLut2.pri, whole genome shotgun sequence includes these protein-coding regions:
- the CNOT2 gene encoding CCR4-NOT transcription complex subunit 2 isoform X6, with translation MRTVRKGHDSMVRTDGHTLSEKRNYQVTNSMFGASRKKFVEGVDSDYHDENMYYSQSSMFPHRSEKDMLASPSTSGQLSQFGASLYGQQNGSENVTGLDLSDFPALADRNRREGSGNPTPLINPLAGRAPYVGMVTKPANEQSQDFSIHNEDFPALPGSSYKDPTSSNDDSKSNLNTSGKTTSSTDGPKFPGDKSSTTQNNNQQKKGIQVLPDGRVTNIPQGMVTDQFGMIGLLTFIRAAETDPGMVHLALGSDLTTLGLNLNSPENLYPKFASPWASSPCRPQDIDFHVPSEYLTNIHIRDKLAAIKLGRYGEDLLFYLYYMNGGDVLQLLAAVELFNRDWRYHKEERVWITRAPGMEPTMKTNTYERGTYYFFDCLNWRKVAKEFHLEYDKLEERPHLPSTFNYNPAQQAF